The proteins below are encoded in one region of Roseovarius bejariae:
- a CDS encoding SAM-dependent methyltransferase translates to MWIKALDGMLRHLFRRGELTITYPDGQTRRYGDGKGEAVAVRLHDPTLPRKIVISPDMAVGEAYMDGRLTIEGDDLYGFLGLAIRNIAASGQPWFRRPLEVGRHLLRSLGQFNPVGRAQTNVAHHYDLSGELYDLFLDEDRQYSCAYFRDPDMTLEEAQAAKKQHIAGKLLLEPGMRVLDIGCGWGGMGLTLAQDYGVDVVGVTLSREQHAMARARAEAAGLSDRVDFRLMDYRHVEDRFDRVVSVGMFEHVGVPHYGEYFRNVRERLRDDGVALIHTIGRCERPGVTSPWIAKYIFPGGYVPALSEATHAIEGQDLYTTDIEIWRLHYAETLKHWHDRFMANIDKARALYDERFCRMWRYYLIACELTFRFNRQVVFQFQLSPKQDAVPLTRDYLYPAPVEDMRHAAE, encoded by the coding sequence ATGTGGATCAAGGCCTTGGACGGGATGCTGCGGCATCTTTTTCGTCGTGGTGAACTGACGATAACTTATCCCGATGGACAGACGCGCCGGTATGGCGACGGCAAGGGAGAGGCCGTTGCGGTGCGCCTGCATGACCCGACGCTACCGCGCAAAATCGTTATTTCGCCCGACATGGCGGTGGGGGAGGCCTATATGGATGGCCGCCTGACCATCGAGGGTGATGACCTTTACGGGTTCCTCGGGCTGGCCATTCGCAACATTGCGGCGAGTGGGCAACCGTGGTTTCGGCGTCCGCTGGAAGTTGGGCGGCATTTGCTGCGGTCCTTGGGACAGTTCAACCCCGTGGGGCGCGCGCAGACCAATGTCGCGCATCATTACGACCTGTCGGGGGAGTTGTATGACCTCTTTCTTGATGAAGACCGGCAGTATTCCTGCGCCTATTTCCGTGATCCGGACATGACATTGGAAGAGGCGCAGGCGGCCAAGAAACAGCATATCGCCGGGAAACTCCTGCTTGAGCCGGGAATGCGGGTTCTGGACATCGGCTGTGGCTGGGGCGGTATGGGCCTGACGCTTGCGCAGGACTATGGGGTGGACGTGGTGGGCGTAACCTTGTCGCGTGAACAGCACGCCATGGCACGGGCCCGGGCCGAGGCGGCGGGCCTGTCGGACCGGGTGGATTTTCGATTGATGGATTACCGGCATGTTGAGGACAGGTTCGACCGGGTGGTTTCGGTCGGCATGTTCGAACATGTGGGCGTGCCGCATTACGGCGAGTATTTCCGCAATGTGCGCGAAAGGCTGCGGGATGACGGCGTGGCCCTGATCCATACCATCGGACGGTGTGAGCGCCCGGGTGTGACCAGCCCGTGGATCGCCAAGTACATCTTTCCCGGCGGCTATGTGCCGGCGCTGTCCGAGGCGACCCATGCCATCGAAGGGCAGGATTTATATACGACGGATATCGAAATCTGGCGGCTGCATTATGCCGAGACCCTCAAGCACTGGCATGATCGGTTCATGGCGAATATCGACAAGGCCCGCGCGCTGTATGATGAACGCTTTTGCCGGATGTGGCGGTATTACCTGATTGCCTGCGAATTGACCTTTCGGTTCAATCGGCAAGTGGTGTTCCAGTTCCAGCTATCGCCCAAGCAGGACGCGGTGCCATTGACGCGCGATTACCTTTATCCTGCCCCTGTGGAGGACATGCGCCACGCCGCCGAATAG
- a CDS encoding aminodeoxychorismate synthase component I → MKIRFDNGPKAAACRFAHPREMIVAHEVAQVPAALEALDAAQGAGGWLAGFASYELGFALEPRLEPLMPKDRRLPLLQFGVYDAPEDAPDLMHGPASLHRFQPGWRKAQYAQAFQTVHDYICAGDIYQANLTFPLFLRTKGTAQALYHALTQVQPVRYGAMIEAEGLPAILSRSPELFFRTKPDGRIETRPMKGTQPRSSDTNEDTRRKAFLQTDEKNRAENLMIVDLLRNDISRICEAGSVKVPELFCVESYETVHQMVSLITGQMQAGTGLGDIFRALFPCGSITGAPKLRAMEILAELEGAARDIYCGTIGWAAPDGTSEFNVAIRTLMLEGDEVRLNVGGGVVYDSTADAEYEEALWKARFARALTPAIA, encoded by the coding sequence TTGAAGATTCGGTTCGATAATGGCCCCAAGGCCGCCGCCTGCCGTTTCGCGCATCCGCGCGAAATGATCGTTGCGCATGAGGTCGCACAGGTGCCCGCCGCCCTTGAAGCCCTCGATGCCGCCCAAGGCGCGGGCGGATGGCTTGCTGGGTTTGCCAGCTACGAACTGGGATTCGCGTTGGAGCCCCGGCTTGAACCGCTCATGCCCAAAGACCGCCGCCTGCCGCTCCTGCAATTCGGGGTTTATGACGCCCCCGAAGACGCGCCCGACCTCATGCACGGGCCTGCCAGCCTGCACCGTTTCCAACCCGGCTGGCGCAAGGCGCAATACGCGCAAGCCTTTCAGACGGTGCATGACTATATCTGCGCCGGTGACATCTATCAGGCGAACCTGACTTTCCCGCTGTTCCTGCGTACGAAAGGCACGGCGCAGGCACTCTATCATGCGCTGACACAGGTGCAGCCCGTCCGATACGGTGCGATGATCGAGGCCGAGGGGCTACCCGCGATCCTCTCACGCTCGCCCGAGCTTTTCTTCCGCACCAAACCCGATGGCCGGATCGAAACCCGCCCCATGAAGGGCACACAACCGCGAAGTAGCGACACGAACGAAGACACCCGTCGTAAGGCCTTCCTGCAAACGGACGAGAAAAACCGCGCCGAAAACCTGATGATCGTCGACCTTCTGCGCAACGACATCAGTCGCATCTGCGAGGCCGGAAGCGTCAAGGTGCCGGAACTCTTCTGCGTCGAAAGCTATGAAACCGTGCATCAGATGGTCTCGCTCATCACCGGGCAGATGCAGGCGGGCACCGGGTTGGGCGACATCTTCCGCGCGTTGTTCCCCTGCGGCTCCATCACCGGGGCACCGAAACTGCGCGCCATGGAAATTCTTGCCGAACTCGAAGGCGCGGCGCGCGACATCTATTGCGGCACCATCGGCTGGGCGGCCCCCGATGGCACGTCGGAATTCAACGTGGCGATTCGCACGCTGATGCTTGAGGGGGATGAGGTCCGCCTCAACGTGGGCGGCGGCGTGGTCTACGACAGCACCGCCGACGCCGAATACGAAGAGGCGCTCTGGAAGGCCCGCTTCGCCCGGGCTCTTACCCCCGCCATCGCCTGA
- the carB gene encoding carbamoyl-phosphate synthase large subunit → MPKRTDLSSIMIIGAGPIIIGQACEFDYSGAQACKALREEGYRVILVNSNPATIMTDPGLADATYIEPITPEAVAKIIEKERPDALLPTMGGQTGLNTALAVADMGVLEKFGVELIGANREAIEMAEDRKLFREAMDRLGIENPKATIANNMEECMEALEHVGLPAIIRPAFTLGGTGGGVAYNRDDYEHYCKSGLDASPVSQILIDESLLGWKEYEMEVVRDKADNAIIVCSIENVDPMGVHTGDSITVAPALTLTDKEYQVMRNGSIAVLREIGVETGGSNVQWAINPEDGRMVVIEMNPRVSRSSALASKATGFPIAKIAAKLAVGYTLDELDNDITKVTPASFEPTIDYVVTKIPKFAFEKFPGSEPKLTTAMKSVGEAMAIGRTIHESLQKALSSMESGLTGFDEVDIPGAPDKAAVIKAISEQTPDRMRTIAQAMREGLSDDEIQAATAFDPWFLSRIREIVEAEEEVKTNGLPSDEAGLRKLKMMGFSDARLAKLTGFTEADVRRARHAKGVTAVFKRIDTCAAEFEAQTPYMYSTYEAPMMGDVECEARPSDRKKVVILGGGPNRIGQGIEFDYCCCHACFALTDAGYETIMVNCNPETVSTDYDTSDRLYFEPLTFEHVMEILRVEQENGTLHGVIVQFGGQTPLKLANDLEAEGIPILGTSPDAIDLAEDRERFQALVNQLKLKQPSNGIAHSDAEALEIAEGIGFPLVIRPSYVLGGRAMEIVRDMAHLERYIAEAVVVSGDSPVLLDGYLSGAIECDVDALCDGKTVHVAGIMQHIEEAGVHSGDSACSLPPYSLCPETIAEIKRQTEALALALNVQGLMNVQFAVKDNDIYLIEVNPRASRTVPFVAKATDSAIASIAARLMAGEKMDAFPHRGAYPEGAMPGSLPMADQMTLADPNMPWFSVKEAVLPFARFPGVDTILGPEMRSTGEVMGWDVSFPRAFLKAQMGAGADLPEGGKVFFSIKDADKTDQLVDTARLLVEMGFTIVATRGTSGFLSEHGIDCDVVNKVYEGRPNIVDMLKDGQITLVMNTTEGAQAVEDSREIRSVALYDKIPYFTTAAGAHAAAQAIKARLEGELQVMPLQGPNA, encoded by the coding sequence ATGCCGAAAAGAACAGACCTCTCGTCCATCATGATCATCGGGGCGGGCCCGATCATTATCGGCCAAGCCTGCGAGTTCGACTATTCCGGCGCACAGGCCTGCAAAGCCCTGCGCGAGGAAGGATACCGCGTCATCCTCGTAAACTCCAACCCCGCGACGATCATGACCGATCCGGGGCTGGCCGATGCCACCTATATCGAGCCGATCACCCCCGAGGCCGTCGCCAAGATCATCGAGAAAGAGCGCCCCGACGCCCTGTTGCCCACGATGGGCGGCCAAACCGGCCTGAACACCGCTTTGGCCGTGGCAGACATGGGCGTATTGGAGAAATTCGGGGTGGAGTTGATCGGCGCCAACCGCGAGGCCATCGAGATGGCCGAGGACCGCAAGCTGTTCCGCGAGGCGATGGATCGACTCGGCATCGAGAACCCCAAGGCCACCATCGCCAACAACATGGAAGAGTGCATGGAGGCGCTTGAACATGTCGGCCTTCCGGCGATCATTCGCCCCGCCTTTACCCTTGGCGGCACCGGCGGCGGCGTGGCCTATAACCGCGATGATTACGAGCATTACTGCAAATCGGGCCTCGATGCCTCGCCCGTCAGCCAGATCCTGATCGACGAGTCGCTTCTGGGGTGGAAGGAATACGAGATGGAGGTCGTCCGCGACAAAGCGGATAACGCGATCATCGTCTGCTCCATCGAAAACGTCGATCCGATGGGCGTGCATACCGGCGATTCGATCACCGTGGCCCCTGCCCTGACGCTGACCGACAAGGAATATCAGGTCATGCGCAACGGCAGTATCGCCGTGCTGCGTGAGATCGGCGTGGAAACCGGCGGTTCGAACGTGCAATGGGCCATCAACCCCGAAGACGGGCGCATGGTTGTGATCGAGATGAACCCGCGTGTGAGCCGCTCTTCTGCCTTGGCGTCAAAAGCGACGGGCTTCCCGATTGCCAAGATCGCCGCGAAACTGGCCGTGGGGTACACGCTGGACGAATTGGACAACGACATCACCAAGGTGACGCCGGCCAGCTTTGAGCCGACGATTGATTATGTCGTCACCAAGATCCCGAAATTCGCCTTCGAGAAATTCCCCGGCTCGGAACCCAAGCTGACCACGGCGATGAAATCGGTGGGGGAGGCCATGGCGATTGGCCGGACGATCCACGAATCGTTGCAAAAGGCCCTGTCGTCGATGGAATCGGGCCTGACCGGCTTTGACGAGGTGGACATCCCCGGCGCGCCCGACAAGGCCGCCGTGATCAAGGCGATCAGCGAACAGACCCCCGACCGGATGCGGACCATCGCGCAGGCCATGCGCGAGGGGCTGAGCGACGACGAGATTCAGGCCGCCACCGCCTTTGATCCTTGGTTCCTGTCGCGTATCCGCGAGATCGTGGAGGCCGAAGAGGAGGTGAAAACCAACGGCCTGCCCAGTGACGAGGCCGGTCTTCGCAAGCTCAAGATGATGGGCTTTAGCGATGCCCGCCTTGCCAAGCTGACCGGCTTTACCGAAGCCGATGTGCGCCGCGCGCGCCATGCCAAAGGGGTGACGGCCGTTTTCAAACGGATCGACACCTGCGCCGCCGAGTTCGAGGCGCAAACACCCTATATGTATTCCACGTACGAAGCCCCGATGATGGGCGACGTGGAATGCGAAGCACGCCCCAGCGACCGCAAGAAGGTGGTCATTCTGGGTGGCGGGCCGAACCGGATCGGCCAAGGGATCGAGTTTGACTATTGCTGCTGTCATGCCTGTTTCGCGCTGACCGACGCGGGCTATGAGACGATCATGGTCAACTGCAACCCCGAGACGGTTTCGACCGACTATGACACCTCGGATCGTCTGTATTTCGAGCCGCTGACATTCGAGCACGTGATGGAAATCCTGCGGGTCGAGCAGGAAAACGGCACCCTGCATGGGGTGATCGTGCAGTTCGGCGGGCAGACGCCCCTCAAGCTGGCCAATGATCTGGAAGCCGAGGGCATTCCGATCTTGGGCACGTCACCGGACGCGATTGACCTGGCCGAGGATCGCGAGCGGTTCCAGGCGCTTGTCAATCAACTCAAGCTCAAGCAACCGTCGAACGGCATTGCCCATTCGGATGCAGAAGCCCTTGAAATCGCAGAAGGAATTGGGTTTCCGCTGGTTATTCGCCCGTCTTACGTTCTGGGCGGACGGGCGATGGAAATCGTCCGCGACATGGCGCATCTGGAACGCTATATCGCCGAGGCGGTCGTGGTGTCCGGGGACAGCCCGGTTCTGCTGGATGGCTACCTATCCGGCGCGATCGAATGCGATGTGGACGCCCTGTGTGACGGGAAAACCGTGCATGTGGCGGGCATCATGCAGCACATCGAAGAGGCTGGCGTTCACTCGGGCGATAGCGCCTGTTCGCTGCCGCCCTATTCGCTGTGCCCTGAAACGATTGCCGAGATCAAACGCCAGACCGAGGCGCTTGCCCTTGCGCTGAACGTGCAGGGGTTGATGAACGTGCAGTTCGCCGTGAAGGACAACGATATTTACCTGATCGAGGTGAACCCGCGCGCCAGCCGCACGGTGCCCTTCGTGGCCAAGGCCACCGACAGCGCGATTGCCTCGATCGCCGCGCGCCTGATGGCGGGCGAGAAAATGGACGCCTTCCCGCATCGCGGAGCCTATCCCGAAGGCGCAATGCCCGGCAGCCTGCCGATGGCCGACCAGATGACATTGGCCGATCCGAATATGCCATGGTTTTCGGTCAAGGAAGCGGTGCTGCCGTTTGCGCGCTTCCCCGGCGTCGACACGATCCTCGGGCCCGAGATGCGCTCGACCGGGGAGGTGATGGGGTGGGACGTGTCCTTCCCGCGGGCGTTCCTGAAGGCGCAGATGGGCGCCGGTGCGGATTTGCCCGAGGGCGGCAAGGTGTTCTTCTCGATCAAGGATGCGGACAAGACCGACCAATTGGTCGACACCGCGCGCCTGCTGGTCGAGATGGGTTTTACCATCGTTGCGACCCGCGGCACCTCGGGTTTCCTCAGTGAGCACGGGATTGACTGCGACGTGGTTAACAAGGTCTACGAAGGCCGCCCGAACATCGTGGATATGTTGAAAGACGGGCAGATCACGCTGGTCATGAACACCACCGAAGGCGCGCAGGCGGTGGAAGACAGCCGCGAGATTCGTTCGGTCGCGCTTTATGACAAGATCCCCTATTTCACCACCGCCGCGGGCGCCCATGCCGCCGCCCAAGCCATCAAGGCGCGGCTGGAAGGGGAATTGCAGGTGATGCCGTTGCAAGGACCGAACGCGTAA